One Sphingobacteriales bacterium DNA segment encodes these proteins:
- a CDS encoding methionine-R-sulfoxide reductase has translation MKNNPNLILNELTPEEKRVILHKGTEMPFSGTYNNHKLNGTYLCRQCNSPLYESKHKFESGCGWPSFEEEIPGMVLRLPDADGRRIEIVCATCQGHLGHVFYGEQFTFKNSRHCVNSISLKFTPQLYNHQYHRIVLAGGCFWGKQYFWQQQLGIISTIVGFTGGHLPFPTSIQVANNLSGHTEAVQITYNPEIVTTKALLQTYFEHYQFTHPHGLKSYYRSGIFYYTPSQAETAQQLKQQLILKGYQIDTVIEPIANFYPAEDKHQNYYQRQGKDPENMPKRTILFPENEVAL, from the coding sequence ATGAAAAACAACCCTAACCTTATTTTAAACGAGCTTACCCCCGAAGAAAAAAGAGTTATATTGCATAAAGGTACCGAAATGCCTTTTAGCGGCACCTATAATAACCATAAACTTAACGGTACTTACCTGTGTAGGCAATGTAACAGCCCTTTGTACGAAAGTAAGCACAAGTTTGAATCGGGTTGTGGATGGCCAAGTTTTGAAGAAGAAATTCCGGGGATGGTTTTGCGTTTGCCCGATGCCGATGGTCGCCGGATAGAAATCGTTTGTGCAACTTGTCAAGGCCATTTAGGGCATGTGTTTTACGGGGAACAATTTACCTTCAAAAATTCGAGGCACTGTGTAAATTCTATTTCGTTAAAATTTACACCTCAACTTTATAATCATCAGTACCACCGCATTGTGTTGGCGGGTGGTTGTTTTTGGGGCAAGCAGTACTTTTGGCAGCAGCAGCTTGGCATTATCAGCACCATAGTTGGTTTTACGGGTGGACATTTGCCTTTTCCGACATCAATACAAGTGGCAAACAATTTAAGTGGGCATACTGAGGCAGTACAAATTACCTACAATCCGGAAATTGTTACCACCAAAGCTTTGCTTCAAACTTATTTTGAACATTACCAATTTACGCATCCTCATGGCCTAAAATCTTATTATCGCTCCGGCATATTTTATTACACACCTTCACAGGCCGAAACAGCACAGCAACTAAAACAACAACTTATCTTAAAGGGCTATCAAATTGATACCGTTATTGAACCTATTGCCAATTTTTACCCCGCCGAAGATAAGCATCAGAATTATTACCAACGACAAGGCAAAGATCCGGAAAATATGCCCAAACGCACTATTTTGTTTCCGGAAAACGAAGTTGCGCTATAA
- a CDS encoding (Fe-S)-binding protein, which translates to MSNQQPFTVPTMAEMAANNQQPEILFWVGCAGSFDDRARRITKAFARILHHCGVNFAILGQEESCTGDPARRAGNEFLFQMQAITNIEVLNMYGVKKIVTTCPHCFNTLKNEYPQLGGHYEVMHHTVFLQQLINQGQLKLKGGGSFKGQRITYHDSCYLGRANNIYEAPRELLSLLDAELVEMRRCGSRGLCCGAGGAQMFKEEEKGTRRVNQERTDDILAAQPTIVASGCPFCMTMLTDGIKEREQQQTEIKVMDFAELIAQVNDLI; encoded by the coding sequence ATGTCAAATCAGCAACCTTTTACCGTACCCACAATGGCCGAAATGGCCGCCAACAACCAACAACCCGAAATATTATTTTGGGTGGGCTGCGCAGGTAGTTTCGACGACCGCGCCCGCCGCATTACCAAAGCCTTTGCCCGTATTTTGCATCATTGTGGCGTAAATTTTGCCATTTTAGGCCAAGAGGAATCCTGCACAGGCGACCCCGCACGCAGGGCTGGCAACGAGTTTTTGTTTCAAATGCAGGCAATTACAAATATAGAGGTACTTAATATGTATGGAGTTAAAAAAATTGTAACCACTTGCCCACATTGTTTTAATACCTTAAAAAACGAATATCCGCAGTTAGGTGGCCATTACGAAGTAATGCACCACACTGTTTTTTTGCAACAATTAATTAATCAAGGCCAGTTAAAACTTAAAGGCGGTGGTAGTTTTAAAGGCCAACGCATTACCTACCATGATTCTTGTTATTTGGGGCGCGCAAATAATATTTACGAAGCCCCACGCGAATTATTATCTCTGCTCGATGCCGAATTAGTAGAAATGCGCCGTTGCGGCTCGCGCGGGCTTTGCTGCGGTGCCGGGGGGGCGCAAATGTTTAAAGAAGAAGAAAAAGGAACACGCCGCGTAAACCAAGAGCGTACAGACGATATTTTGGCTGCCCAACCAACTATTGTGGCCTCGGGCTGCCCATTTTGTATGACCATGCTTACAGACGGCATAAAAGAACGCGAACAACAACAAACCGAGATAAAAGTAATGGATTTTGCCGAACTCATAGCTCAGGTAAACGATTTAATTTGA
- a CDS encoding DUF3857 domain-containing protein encodes MKNQLTTFSHFVLAKLALAVCATILFFGFEPQLKAQDAEPDLNMLLTVLGFELPQWDTIPKLETLSPEEAKLSAVVITDRRLHQYQASPDDPQSAGYLHLLTEHKIIRINDDKAVEQFNKVYIPLANDAEIVNVQARAISADGNKIINLDKTAIKNLDNVKGYSNIKLFAIEGVEIGGQVEYLYSILKIDDDVFGREVFQSDVAVRDAYFEIISPKSLEFEAVGYNGFPKSMLKTSGDKNILSCSVHNLPALYEETYSNLRANLARIDYKLAYDRNHSLPNRMYSWEEAATFYSQIFYQQLSKKEIRKEISKTLKPLKLKKLSVAQKISAIENYLKDNFVVTDAAGPEFARIENMLDKKTTSEIGMTVLMVALLSEANITHNIVLTSNRTEYRFDKNFDNWGNFTEILLFFPETKQFIIPSLVHFRAGIAPYHLAGQFGLYIDPKTHKGQVMEIPMPKAAATNNTIDAKINFDANMNPKANIIHSFTGYRAMEYRVIYQMQPEKEELMKEILTSGMKSQNLRNTQVKNYQFADNAKPDLPFTVSGEFDATDLIEKAGNNFLFKIGNIIGPQTELYQEHERQNPIDMQYPVDYKRIITIEIPQGYVVKGLDDLKIDIYQDEKGQKINRFISDYKLEGNKLTVTANEFYDKISMPAKDYEAFRAVINAAADFNKLVLVFEKK; translated from the coding sequence ATGAAAAATCAACTAACTACCTTTTCTCATTTTGTGTTAGCTAAACTTGCCCTTGCTGTTTGTGCAACTATACTATTTTTTGGTTTTGAACCGCAGTTAAAAGCGCAAGATGCCGAACCTGACTTAAATATGCTGCTCACTGTTTTGGGCTTTGAGTTGCCTCAATGGGATACCATACCTAAGTTGGAAACATTAAGCCCCGAAGAGGCCAAATTGTCGGCAGTAGTAATAACAGACCGCCGTTTGCACCAATATCAAGCTTCGCCCGATGACCCACAAAGCGCCGGATATCTACATTTGCTAACCGAGCACAAAATTATACGCATTAACGACGACAAAGCTGTTGAACAATTTAATAAAGTATATATTCCATTAGCAAACGATGCCGAAATTGTTAATGTTCAAGCCCGTGCCATTAGCGCCGATGGCAATAAAATTATAAATTTAGATAAAACTGCCATTAAAAACTTAGACAATGTTAAAGGCTACTCGAATATAAAATTGTTTGCCATTGAAGGAGTCGAAATTGGTGGCCAAGTTGAATACTTATACTCAATACTTAAAATAGACGATGATGTATTTGGGCGCGAAGTTTTTCAGAGCGATGTAGCCGTGCGCGATGCCTATTTTGAAATTATAAGCCCAAAATCGCTTGAGTTTGAAGCAGTTGGCTACAATGGTTTTCCGAAATCAATGCTTAAAACATCCGGAGATAAAAATATCCTATCCTGCTCCGTACATAATTTGCCCGCCTTATATGAAGAAACCTATTCAAATTTGCGCGCCAACTTAGCGCGCATAGATTATAAACTAGCCTACGACCGCAACCATTCGCTACCGAACAGAATGTACTCTTGGGAAGAAGCTGCTACATTTTACAGCCAAATTTTTTATCAACAGCTATCGAAAAAAGAAATCCGGAAAGAAATTAGCAAAACTTTAAAGCCTTTAAAATTAAAGAAATTATCTGTTGCGCAAAAAATATCGGCTATTGAAAATTATTTGAAAGATAATTTTGTGGTTACTGATGCCGCCGGCCCCGAGTTTGCGCGCATTGAAAACATGCTCGATAAAAAAACAACCAGCGAAATAGGCATGACGGTATTAATGGTAGCTTTGCTATCGGAGGCCAATATTACCCACAATATAGTACTTACCAGCAATAGAACCGAATATCGTTTTGATAAAAACTTTGATAATTGGGGCAATTTTACCGAAATATTATTGTTTTTTCCGGAGACGAAACAGTTTATTATACCTTCTTTAGTGCATTTTAGGGCGGGTATTGCGCCGTATCATTTAGCTGGCCAATTTGGGTTGTATATTGACCCAAAAACACATAAGGGGCAAGTAATGGAAATACCTATGCCAAAGGCAGCAGCTACTAACAATACTATTGATGCGAAAATTAATTTTGATGCAAACATGAACCCCAAGGCAAATATTATCCATAGTTTTACCGGATACCGTGCCATGGAGTACCGCGTTATTTATCAAATGCAACCCGAAAAAGAGGAGTTGATGAAAGAAATTTTGACCTCGGGCATGAAATCGCAAAACCTGCGCAATACACAAGTAAAAAACTACCAATTTGCCGACAACGCAAAGCCAGATTTACCTTTTACGGTATCGGGCGAGTTTGATGCTACCGACCTGATTGAAAAAGCCGGAAACAACTTTTTGTTTAAAATTGGCAATATAATTGGCCCTCAAACCGAGCTGTACCAAGAGCATGAACGCCAAAACCCTATTGACATGCAGTACCCCGTTGATTATAAGCGCATAATTACCATTGAAATACCACAAGGCTATGTAGTGAAAGGCTTAGACGACCTTAAAATAGATATTTACCAAGACGAAAAAGGCCAAAAAATTAACCGTTTTATTTCGGACTACAAACTTGAAGGCAATAAATTAACTGTTACCGCCAACGAATTTTACGATAAAATAAGTATGCCCGCAAAAGATTACGAAGCTTTTAGAGCCGTGATAAATGCCGCCGCCGATTTTAATAAATTGGTATTGGTTTTTGAGAAAAAATAA
- the atpG gene encoding ATP synthase F1 subunit gamma codes for MPGQLKEVRNRIVSVKKTQQITKAMKLVAASKLRKAQDRIIKIRPYADKLYGIMGNLMSGGDSGGGMAFGTQRPAENILIILVTSDRGLCGAFNSSISKMVRNTINTQYAQQKASGNVTLMFIGKKGYDLLKREPVKLNTDYINLFQDLNFDDSAALAELIMQQFLSKQYDIIHVAYNQFKNQIVQIPLVDTFLPVVKLEKPDIAKKSSAKNAGNAPKEDIKPDYLYEPDKEQILKELVPKILKTQFFRYLLDSNTSEQGARMTSMDNATNNAEELLRDLSIQYNRARQAAITTEITEIVSGAAALQG; via the coding sequence ATGCCAGGTCAATTAAAAGAGGTTCGCAACCGAATTGTATCGGTAAAAAAAACGCAACAAATTACAAAGGCCATGAAATTAGTGGCCGCCTCAAAACTCAGGAAAGCCCAAGACCGTATCATTAAAATACGCCCTTATGCCGACAAACTTTACGGTATTATGGGCAATTTAATGTCGGGCGGCGATTCAGGCGGCGGGATGGCCTTTGGCACACAACGCCCTGCCGAAAATATACTTATAATTTTAGTTACATCTGACCGTGGCCTTTGCGGCGCTTTTAATTCGAGCATTTCTAAAATGGTGCGAAATACCATTAATACCCAATATGCCCAACAAAAAGCATCCGGAAATGTAACACTAATGTTTATTGGCAAAAAAGGCTATGACCTGCTAAAACGCGAGCCGGTAAAATTAAATACTGACTATATTAATCTATTCCAAGACCTTAATTTTGATGATAGCGCAGCCTTGGCCGAATTGATTATGCAGCAGTTTCTAAGCAAACAATACGATATTATACATGTTGCTTACAATCAGTTTAAAAACCAAATTGTTCAAATTCCGTTAGTTGATACTTTTTTGCCCGTTGTTAAATTAGAAAAACCAGATATCGCTAAAAAAAGTAGTGCCAAAAATGCCGGAAATGCCCCAAAAGAAGATATAAAACCCGATTACCTATACGAACCCGATAAAGAACAGATATTAAAAGAATTAGTGCCTAAAATTTTAAAAACACAATTTTTTAGATATTTGTTAGACAGTAATACCAGCGAACAAGGTGCCCGGATGACTTCAATGGATAATGCAACCAACAACGCCGAAGAGTTATTGCGCGACCTTAGTATTCAATATAACCGTGCCCGCCAAGCAGCCATTACCACCGAAATTACCGAAATTGTTAGCGGCGCCGCTGCCTTGCAAGGCTAA
- a CDS encoding cysteine desulfurase: MLYFDYAATTPIDEDVLSEMMPYLTQHWGNPSSIHKLGRTARAAIEKARKTIATSLNCSTSEIFFTSGGTEAANLVFRGAIQNLGIRRIITSPIEHHCVTNTAKALSQQQNIAINWLHLNQQGQFEMEELIFLLKNEPKIPTLVSLMHVNNELGNITNIEQIGEICNQYGAFFHTDAVQSFGFMPLSVQQIGCHFLSGSGHKLYAPKGIGFLYVNSQTTLPPLIYGGSQERNMRAGTENVSGIVGLGAAAQAAHQVMPSRYAHLLDLKQYFRSQLLYYFPDITINGIAEDEASAAKILNVTVPVPDSGLIVAQLDVEGLYVSGGSACSSGAEVKSYVLEAIGSMRYPAVRFSFGKNQTKSDIDEAIAILRQTWGSGAKK; encoded by the coding sequence TTGTTGTACTTCGATTATGCCGCAACCACGCCCATTGACGAAGATGTTTTGAGCGAAATGATGCCCTATTTAACGCAGCACTGGGGCAACCCCTCGTCTATTCATAAATTAGGGCGCACAGCAAGGGCTGCTATCGAAAAAGCCCGGAAAACCATTGCCACAAGTTTAAATTGCAGTACAAGCGAAATTTTTTTTACCTCGGGCGGCACCGAGGCTGCCAATTTAGTTTTTAGAGGCGCCATACAAAACTTGGGCATTCGGCGAATCATTACATCGCCCATCGAGCACCATTGCGTAACCAATACCGCAAAAGCCCTTAGCCAACAACAAAATATTGCCATAAACTGGCTGCACCTAAACCAACAAGGCCAGTTTGAAATGGAAGAATTAATTTTTTTGTTAAAAAACGAGCCAAAAATACCCACCTTAGTAAGTTTAATGCACGTAAACAACGAGTTGGGAAATATTACCAATATTGAACAAATTGGTGAAATTTGCAACCAATACGGCGCATTTTTTCATACCGATGCCGTCCAGTCATTTGGATTTATGCCTTTAAGTGTGCAGCAAATTGGCTGCCATTTTTTATCGGGTTCGGGCCATAAATTATATGCACCCAAAGGTATAGGATTTTTGTACGTCAACTCTCAAACTACCTTGCCACCTTTGATTTATGGAGGTTCGCAGGAGCGCAATATGCGTGCCGGAACCGAAAATGTATCCGGAATTGTAGGCTTAGGCGCCGCCGCACAAGCAGCACACCAGGTTATGCCCAGCCGATATGCCCATCTGTTAGATTTAAAACAATATTTTAGAAGCCAGTTATTGTATTATTTTCCGGATATAACTATAAATGGCATTGCAGAGGATGAAGCATCGGCGGCAAAAATTTTAAACGTAACTGTTCCTGTGCCCGATTCTGGCCTTATAGTGGCACAATTAGATGTAGAGGGCTTGTACGTATCGGGTGGTAGTGCTTGTAGTTCGGGGGCCGAAGTAAAATCGTATGTACTCGAGGCCATCGGCTCAATGCGATATCCGGCAGTGCGGTTTTCATTTGGCAAAAATCAAACTAAATCAGATATAGACGAAGCAATTGCCATTTTGCGCCAAACTTGGGGCAGTGGAGCAAAAAAATGA
- a CDS encoding DUF4339 domain-containing protein has protein sequence MDDVSRKYYCYIDEQEVGPLSFDEIIQLGITPDTPVWYEGVTDWRPASSFPEFKPAFNASEPPPAPLPASISEGFGIRTRHASATDKAIEWNTGKPIAEQTKSKNKNTEAKFLALKGFFILFVDLILLTLVVELFDLNTGPQRAWEPPFAVLVMIIIPAWAVYYFVKAFQAWTRNK, from the coding sequence ATGGATGATGTATCAAGGAAATATTATTGTTATATAGATGAGCAAGAAGTAGGGCCGTTAAGTTTTGACGAAATTATTCAGTTAGGCATAACTCCGGATACCCCCGTTTGGTACGAAGGCGTAACTGATTGGCGGCCGGCGTCAAGTTTTCCGGAATTTAAACCCGCTTTTAATGCCTCCGAGCCACCGCCCGCCCCCTTGCCAGCCTCAATAAGCGAAGGGTTTGGCATTCGCACCCGCCACGCATCGGCTACAGATAAGGCTATTGAATGGAACACAGGAAAACCAATAGCCGAGCAAACAAAATCTAAAAATAAAAATACCGAAGCAAAATTTTTAGCCTTAAAAGGCTTTTTTATTCTGTTCGTAGATTTGATATTGCTGACCTTAGTTGTAGAACTATTTGATTTAAATACAGGCCCGCAAAGGGCTTGGGAACCACCGTTTGCGGTTTTGGTAATGATAATAATACCCGCTTGGGCAGTCTATTATTTTGTAAAAGCTTTTCAAGCATGGACGCGCAATAAATAA
- the fabG gene encoding 3-oxoacyl-[acyl-carrier-protein] reductase — MSQLLLQNKVALITGASRGIGRAIAETFAQHGAAVAFTYISDSSAEKALELETHLQNYYGIKAKAYQSNAASFSHAEALVNNVLAEFGTIDILVNNAGITRDNLMLRMTETQWDDVMNNNLKSVFNLTKQVLRPMLKAKMGSIINLSSIVGMRGNAGQANYAATKAGVIGFTKSVAQELGSRNIRCNAIAPGFIETEMTHTLDEKTKADFLKGIPMQRYGKADEVANVALFLASDLATYVSGQTISVCGALNC, encoded by the coding sequence ATGTCGCAATTATTACTGCAAAATAAAGTAGCCTTAATTACCGGCGCCTCGCGGGGTATTGGCCGCGCTATTGCCGAAACCTTTGCCCAGCATGGTGCTGCCGTGGCTTTCACTTATATTTCAGACTCGTCGGCTGAAAAAGCCTTGGAGTTAGAAACCCACCTGCAAAACTATTATGGCATTAAGGCAAAGGCTTACCAAAGTAATGCTGCCAGTTTTAGCCATGCCGAAGCCTTGGTAAATAATGTATTGGCCGAGTTTGGCACCATAGATATTTTAGTTAATAACGCTGGCATTACCCGCGACAACCTAATGCTTAGAATGACCGAAACCCAATGGGACGATGTGATGAATAACAATTTAAAATCGGTGTTCAACTTAACCAAACAAGTACTTCGCCCTATGTTAAAGGCAAAAATGGGCAGTATAATTAACCTTAGTTCTATTGTTGGTATGCGTGGCAATGCTGGGCAGGCCAATTATGCCGCAACCAAAGCGGGCGTTATTGGCTTTACAAAATCGGTAGCACAAGAGCTTGGCTCGCGCAATATACGCTGTAATGCTATTGCTCCCGGCTTTATTGAAACCGAAATGACCCACACACTCGATGAAAAAACCAAAGCCGATTTTTTGAAAGGCATACCCATGCAGCGCTACGGCAAAGCCGATGAAGTGGCAAACGTAGCCCTGTTTTTAGCCAGCGATTTGGCAACTTATGTGAGCGGACAAACCATTAGCGTTTGCGGTGCTTTAAATTGCTAA
- a CDS encoding SDR family oxidoreductase, with amino-acid sequence MRVLITGAAGFLGSHLCDKFLANGYQVVGMDNLLTGSLRNIEHLFPQKDFSFYHHDVTKFVHVPGDIHYILHFASPASPIDYLKMPIQTLKVGAMGTHNLLGLAKAKKARILVASTSEVYGDPLEHPQTEEYWGNVNPVGPRGVYDEAKRYMEALTMAYHNYHGIETRIVRIFNTYGPRMRIDDGRALPTFLNQAMNGQNLTVFGSGQQTRSFCYVSDLIDGIYRLLHSDYHLPVNIGNPEEITLTQLATEVIELTKAKVKIDFKPLPQDDPKQRQPNITKAKTLLNWFPQVSRQTGMAQTYAYFKEIMQP; translated from the coding sequence ATGCGTGTACTTATAACGGGTGCTGCCGGATTTTTAGGCTCGCACCTTTGCGATAAATTTTTAGCCAATGGCTACCAGGTAGTAGGCATGGACAATTTATTAACCGGAAGCTTGCGTAATATTGAGCATCTTTTTCCACAAAAAGATTTTTCTTTTTACCACCACGATGTTACCAAATTTGTTCACGTTCCGGGCGATATACATTATATTTTACACTTTGCTTCGCCTGCAAGCCCTATCGACTATTTAAAAATGCCTATCCAAACCTTAAAAGTTGGGGCTATGGGAACGCATAATTTGTTGGGTTTAGCCAAGGCAAAAAAGGCACGTATTTTAGTAGCCTCTACCTCTGAGGTGTACGGCGACCCCTTAGAGCACCCTCAAACCGAAGAGTATTGGGGCAATGTAAACCCAGTTGGCCCAAGGGGTGTTTACGACGAGGCCAAACGTTATATGGAGGCATTAACAATGGCCTACCATAACTACCACGGCATTGAAACACGCATAGTGCGCATTTTTAATACCTATGGCCCCCGGATGCGTATTGACGATGGCCGAGCTTTGCCCACTTTTTTAAACCAGGCAATGAACGGCCAAAACCTTACCGTATTTGGCAGCGGGCAGCAAACTCGCTCTTTCTGTTATGTCAGCGATTTAATTGATGGGATTTACCGCCTGTTACACAGCGATTATCACCTACCCGTTAATATTGGCAACCCCGAAGAAATTACCCTTACCCAATTGGCTACCGAGGTGATTGAGTTAACCAAGGCTAAGGTAAAAATTGATTTTAAACCTTTACCACAAGACGACCCCAAACAGCGTCAACCCAATATTACAAAAGCTAAAACCTTGCTAAACTGGTTTCCTCAAGTAAGTAGGCAAACCGGAATGGCCCAGACCTACGCCTATTTTAAAGAGATTATGCAACCTTAA
- the sucD gene encoding succinate--CoA ligase subunit alpha, with product MSVLVNKHSRVLVQGFTGKEGSFHAEQMIAYGTTVIGGVTPGKGGQTHLNLPIFDTVSKAVNATGANVSIIFVPPRFAADSIMEAADAGIEVVICITEGIPVQDMVRAKQFVKTRSKCRLIGPNCPGIITPEEAKVGIMPGFIHKKGTVGIVSRSGTLTYEAVDQVTKAGMGQSTCIGIGGDPIIGTTTKEAVELLMNDPETEGIIMIGEIGGGMEAEAAEWVKKHGTKPVVGFIAGQTAPAGRTMGHAGAIVGGKADTAAAKMEIMRQCGIHVVESPAFIGETMRLVLGK from the coding sequence ATGAGCGTATTAGTAAACAAGCACTCGCGAGTGTTGGTACAAGGGTTTACCGGTAAAGAAGGCAGTTTCCATGCCGAGCAAATGATTGCTTACGGAACAACTGTAATAGGAGGCGTAACACCCGGAAAAGGGGGGCAAACGCATTTAAACTTACCCATTTTTGATACGGTAAGCAAAGCCGTAAATGCTACCGGAGCCAACGTTTCTATTATTTTTGTGCCGCCGCGTTTTGCCGCCGACTCAATAATGGAAGCCGCTGATGCCGGAATTGAGGTGGTAATTTGTATTACCGAAGGCATACCTGTACAAGACATGGTGCGGGCAAAACAGTTTGTTAAAACACGTTCAAAATGCAGGTTGATTGGGCCTAATTGCCCTGGTATTATTACCCCCGAAGAAGCAAAAGTTGGCATTATGCCCGGATTTATTCATAAAAAAGGTACGGTTGGCATCGTTTCGCGCTCGGGTACACTTACCTACGAAGCTGTTGACCAAGTTACTAAGGCGGGAATGGGGCAAAGCACCTGTATAGGCATTGGCGGCGACCCCATTATTGGCACTACTACAAAAGAAGCCGTTGAACTGCTAATGAACGACCCCGAAACGGAAGGTATCATTATGATTGGCGAAATTGGCGGCGGCATGGAGGCAGAAGCCGCCGAATGGGTTAAAAAACATGGCACTAAACCGGTTGTCGGTTTTATTGCCGGACAAACCGCCCCCGCAGGTCGTACTATGGGGCACGCAGGCGCTATTGTAGGAGGTAAAGCCGATACCGCCGCCGCTAAAATGGAAATTATGCGGCAATGCGGCATCCATGTTGTTGAATCTCCTGCTTTTATTGGCGAAACAATGCGTTTAGTTCTGGGTAAATAA